The following coding sequences lie in one Nakaseomyces glabratus chromosome K, complete sequence genomic window:
- the YBP1 gene encoding Ybp1p (CAGL0K06743g~Protein involved in resistance to hydrogen peroxide; S. cerevisiae ortholog Ybp1p has role in cellular response to oxidative stress and localizes to cytoplasm) translates to MSDAFEEVCDALKASFTDDKEDSLTLVTMIDTLSEEVDEGFEVKEKEQFLELLLNLLEADTELVSAVGWDLPRTLLRFCNAKNIKNSDRLRKCKVVTICMAIFNLLALHAKPQECLVTTLELLSELNFKNIVEECHQLSEDGSDNNTAEEDNDAVEDYMKDRDQPEIIFGVKSYALFELAGSLIRRVATLHPSKYLEEAVTAIRKYVTNNTEVVEDVKFILRRVFAFCRGYIPPEPPRQLIVDLKMNHEEYDEIMNSEIELQVRLLRNLCTFSVAYCVKFLNDKTEVVYFHKLINKDLQLPEFYRSVHDIISRYYQIAFSFDIDLNDEFNDILRETRGIYEDVIKRINETNNTDKNAKSDILLKAGYYYEVQKTAREKEINPDTKGIILLSGFNYIENGDHLIDIDIADALYLYLRFASESLFSPTCHNVTIEGVARYWIWAALTTTDNNILKEKLAELSPLVLHSVLNLLLVKNCHQVNEEIRMITFTLITRILCLLPENCSYEFLMDELDNCAVVFGKSCVLGILRDLVIKVDHSVSSNNTDTEDLSESMAQLKINNEKRAKKTFITLDPKRAGEIEDLAIKTLKETKKSMKKDYILLVLNYIKFFSTFAHKWNKSKLNEFTTLVATNFSDSKMLPEINAIIDANEKLRSLTE, encoded by the coding sequence ATGTCAGATGCGTTTGAGGAAGTTTGTGACGCCTTGAAGGCGTCGTTTACTGATGATAAGGAAGATTCTCTGACGCTGGTTACCATGATTGACACCTTATCTGAAGAGGTTGATGAAGGCTTCGAGGTGAAGGAGAAAGAGCAGTTTCTAGAGCTGCTGTTGAATCTTTTGGAAGCAGACACAGAACTTGTCAGTGCTGTAGGTTGGGATTTGCCCCGCACACTTTTGAGATTCTGCAATGCCAAGAATATCAAGAATTCTGATAGATTGAGAAAGTGTAAAGTTGTCACAATATGTATGGCAATCTTTAATCTACTAGCGCTTCATGCTAAACCGCAAGAATGTCTTGTGACAACACTGGAATTATTAAGTGAgttgaacttcaagaatatTGTTGAGGAATGTCATCAATTGAGTGAAGACGGTTCCGATAATAATACAGCTGAGGAGGATAACGATGCGGTGGAAGATTATATGAAAGATAGAGATCAACCTGAGATTATTTTTGGTGTGAAGTCATATGCTTTATTTGAACTAGCTGGTTCGTTGATAAGAAGAGTTGCCACATTGCACCCATCAAAATACTTGGAAGAAGCTGTTACCGCCATACGTAAATACGTGACAAACAATACTGAGGTGGTTGAAGATGTTAAATTTATATTAAGGAGAGTATTTGCCTTCTGCAGAGGTTATATACCACCCGAACCACCAAGACAGCTTATTGTTGATCTGAAAATGAACCATGAGGAATATGATGAGATTATGAACAGTGAAATTGAACTTCAGGTTAGATTGCTAAGAAACCTTTGTACATTTTCCGTAGCTTATTGCGTCAAATTCTTAAATGATAAGACTGAGGTTGTGTATTTTCACAAATTGATAAACAAGGATCTGCAACTGCCTGAATTTTATAGATCAGTTCATGATATTATTTCTCGTTACTACCAAATTGCTTTTTCATTCGACATAGATCTAAACGATGAgtttaatgatattttgaGGGAAACTAGAGGTATCTATGAAGATGTTATAAAACGTATCAATGAGACTAATAACACTGACAAAAATGCCAAGTCAGATATATTACTCAAGGCTGGTTACTACTACGAGGTTCAGAAAACTGCtagagaaaaagaaattaatcCTGATACCAAAGGTATTATACTGTTAAGTGGATTTAACTATATAGAGAATGGCGATCATCTTATTGATATCGATATTGCCGATGCACTTTATCTATATTTAAGATTTGCTTCGGAGTCTTTATTCTCTCCGACTTGTCACAATGTTACAATAGAAGGAGTTGCAAGGTATTGGATTTGGGCTGCACTAACAACTACAGACAATAACAttctgaaagaaaaacttgcTGAGCTCTCGCCGTTGGTATTACATTCTGTTTTAAACCTGCTTCTAGTTAAAAACTGTCATCAAGtcaatgaagaaataaGAATGATCACGTTTACTTTAATTACTAGAATCCTCTGTTTATTACCAGAAAATTGCTCATATGAATTTTTGATGGATGAGCTTGATAATTGTGCTGTTGTATTTGGTAAATCCTGTGTGCTAGGTATTTTACGTGACCTTGTTATCAAGGTTGATCATAGTGTGAGTAGTAATAATACGGATACAGAAGATCTATCGGAAAGCATGGCACAATTAAAGATCAATAATGAGAAACGAGCTAAAAAGACTTTCATCACATTAGATCCAAAAAGGGCTGGAGAAATAGAAGATCTGGCTATCAAAACTTTGAAGGAAACCAAAAAGTCAATGAAGAAAGACTACATTCTACTTGTATTAAATTACATCAAATTCTTCTCCACTTTTGCACATAAGTGGAATAAATCTAAATTAAATGAATTCACAACTTTAGTTGCGACCAACTTTTCGGATAGTAAAATGTTACCCGAAATTAATGCAATTATTGACGCTAATGAGAAACTAAGATCACTGACAGAATAA
- the PDB1 gene encoding pyruvate dehydrogenase (acetyl-transferring) subunit E1 beta (CAGL0K06831g~Ortholog(s) have pyruvate dehydrogenase (acetyl-transferring) activity, role in acetyl-CoA biosynthetic process from pyruvate and mitochondrial nucleoid, mitochondrial pyruvate dehydrogenase complex localization), producing the protein MLQFRTPLTRLTPMARLATRSAVRMASTKTMTVREALNSALAEELDRDDDVFIIGEEVAQYNGAYKVTKGLLDRFGERRVVDTPITEYGFAGLAVGAALKGLKPIVEFMSFNFSMQAIDHVVNSAAKTHYMSGGTQKCQIVFRGPNGSAVGVAAQHSQDYSAWYGSIPGLKVLVPYSAEDARGLLKAAIRDPNPVVFLENELLYGEQFEVSEEALSPDFTLPYTAKVEKEGKDISIITYTRNTEFSLAAAKILEEKYGVSAEVINLRSIRPLDIDAIVKTVKKTNHLITVESTFPSFGVGAEIIAQVMESEAFDYLDAPIQRVTGADVPTPYAKELEDFAFPDPETIVRAAKEVLSIE; encoded by the coding sequence ATGCTACAATTTAGAACACCACTCACAAGATTGACTCCAATGGCGAGATTGGCCACTAGAAGTGCCGTTAGAATGGCTTCAACAAAGACCATGACAGTTAGAGAGGCCTTGAACTCTGCTTTGGCTGAGGAATTAGATCGTGATGACGATGTTTTTATCATTGGTGAAGAAGTTGCTCAATACAATGGTGCTTACAAAGTTACCAAGGGACTTTTAGATAGATTTGGTGAACGCCGTGTTGTCGATACTCCAATTACTGAGTATGGTTTTGCCGGTTTGGCTGTTGGTGCAGCTTTGAAGGGCCTAAAGCCAATTGTTGAATTCATGTCATTCAACTTCTCCATGCAAGCCATTGACCATGTCGTTAACTCGGCAGCAAAGACACATTATATGTCTGGTGGTACCCAAAAATGTCAAATCGTGTTCAGAGGGCCTAATGGTTCTGCTGTAGGTGTTGCTGCACAACATTCTCAAGATTACTCTGCTTGGTATGGTTCTATTCCAGGTTTAAAGGTTCTTGTGCCTTACTCTGCTGAAGATGCAAGAGGTTTGTTGAAAGCTGCAATCAGAGATCCAAACCCTGTTGTTTTCCTTGAAAACGAATTGCTATACGGTGAGCAATTCGAAGTTTCTGAGGAAGCACTATCACCTGATTTCACTTTGCCATACACTgcaaaagttgaaaaagaagGTAAAGACATATCTATTATCACCTACACAAGAAACACCGAATTCTCTCTTGCAGCAGCCAAGAttttggaagaaaaatacgGTGTATCCGCTGAAGTTATAAACTTGCGTTCCATCAGACCTTTGGACATCGATGCCATTGTCAAGACAGTCAAGAAGACTAACCATTTGATAACCGTGGAGTCTACTTTCCCATCCTTTGGTGTTGGTGCAGAGATTATCGCCCAAGTTATGGAATCTGAGGCCTTCGACTACTTAGATGCTCCAATTCAAAGAGTCACCGGTGCTGATGTCCCAACCCCATATGCTAAGGAGCTAGAAGATTTTGCATTCCCAGACCCAGAAACTATTGTTAGAGCTGCCAAGGAAGTTCTATCCATTGAGTAA
- a CDS encoding uncharacterized protein (CAGL0K06809g~Ortholog(s) have Golgi apparatus localization), producing the protein MDTPAKTLAKRDIPQFYLLICLYFLQGIPVGLAFGTVPFLLKSMAKETTFTQLGIFSMATYPYSLKILWSPLVDSVYFKKIGRRRSWIIPIQLVSGVMLFFLGTCISRGKVFNGVDDAFHGRNSGGLHNVNVPFLTWCFGTLVFLCATQDIAVDGWALTILSRDSISYSSTAQTIGLNMGYFLSFTVFIALNSSEFANKYVRNMPLPHGLISLGGYMKTAGALYVLLTLYVIFFTKEVPNSVYDLPITDKVKEKDRELSADKALSPTITNIEYPDHVTIKTENTSSIAYVYRGFLKILKLRSVRTLATIHMVSKFAFQCNEAATNLKLLEKGFKREDLAVTVLIDFPFEIIFGYYVVKWSSANEQKRKLNLSRGNHHKTNRIVKFLVGDGGLLTPWLWGFLGRLTAAMFGNYIVSMFPKDGQISTGYFLLVIIQHLLGSFMSTVQFVAISAFHSKIADPVLGGTYMTLLNTLSNFGGTWPRLMIMSMINYFTVYSCTLENGSVAILNRGSNIQACTTALRGTAKVVTDGYYIANMFCIIIGTLLYFMFIKKKMLFLQTLPIGSWRCT; encoded by the coding sequence ATGGATACTCCAGCGAAGACCTTGGCGAAGAGAGATATCCCGCAATTTTATTTGCTGATATGTCTTTACTTCTTGCAAGGTATCCCTGTCGGGCTAGCCTTCGGTACAGTACCGTTCCTGCTGAAGTCAATGGCTAAAGAGACTACGTTTACACAATTGGGTATCTTCTCCATGGCTACATACCCCTACTCATTGAAAATTCTGTGGTCTCCACTGGTTGACTCTgtatatttcaagaaaataggtagaagaagatcatGGATCATTCCCATTCAACTGGTCAGCGGTGTAATGCTGTTCTTTCTGGGTACATGTATTAGCAGAGGTAAGGTGTTCAACGGTGTTGATGACGCCTTTCATGGAAGGAACTCAGGTGGGCTACATAACGTCAATGTACCTTTTCTAACTTGGTGTTTTGGAACTTTGGTATTTTTGTGTGCTACTCAGGATATTGCTGTCGATGGCTGGGCGTTAACAATCTTATCCAGAGattcaatttcatattcGTCCACAGCCCAAACCATTGGTTTGAATATGGGATATTTCCTGTCTTTTACAGTTTTTATCGCACTGAACTCAAGCGAATTTGCCAATAAATATGTTAGAAATATGCCATTACCGCATGGCCTCATAAGTTTAGGGGGCTATATGAAAACTGCTGGTGCTCTATATGTGCTTTTGACTTTGTATGTGATCTTCTTTACTAAGGAGGTCCCTAATAGTGTCTATGATTTGCCAATAACTGACAAAGTGAAAGAGAAGGATAGAGAGCTTAGTGCAGACAAAGCTCTTTCTCCAACAATCACCAATATTGAATATCCGGACCATGTAACTATTAAGACTGAAAATACTAGCAGTATCGCCTACGTGTACAGAGGATTTTTAAAGATATTGAAGCTGAGATCGGTGAGAACCTTAGCAACAATTCATATGGTTAGCAAATTTGCATTTCAATGTAATGAGGCAGCTACAAATTTAAAACTATTGGAAAAGGGTTTTAAAAGAGAAGATCTCGCTGTTACAGTACTTATTGATTTCCCATTTGAAATCATATTTGGTTATTATGTTGTAAAATGGAGTTCCGCAAATGAACAGAAGAGGAAATTAAATCTGTCAAGAGGAAACCACCATAAGACAAATCGCATTGTAAAGTTTTTAGTTGGAGACGGCGGCCTATTAACCCCCTGGTTATGGGGTTTCTTAGGTAGGCTAACTGCTGCTATGTTTGGTAATTATATTGTAAGTATGTTCCCAAAAGATGGGCAAATTAGTACCGGCTACTTTTTACTTGTTATAATCCAGCATTTATTAGGTTCTTTCATGTCAACAGTCCAATTTGTGGCAATTTCGGCTTTCCATTCTAAGATTGCTGATCCAGTCCTGGGTGGTACCTACATGACACTTCTAAACACATTAAGTAATTTTGGTGGTACCTGGCCTCGCCTCATGATCATGTCAATGATCAACTATTTTACCGTTTACAGCTGTACCCTAGAAAACGGATCAGTAGCAATTTTGAATCGAGGTAGTAATATTCAAGCATGTACAACTGCTTTAAGAGGAACCGCCAAAGTTGTCACTGATGGTTACTACATTGCAAACATGTTTTGCATTATTATCGGCACACTGTTATACTTTATGtttatcaagaagaagatgctATTTTTGCAAACATTACCAATTGGCTCTTGGAGATGTACATAG
- the PYC2 gene encoding pyruvate carboxylase 2 (CAGL0K06787g~Ortholog(s) have pyruvate carboxylase activity, role in carbon utilization, cellular response to glucose starvation, gluconeogenesis, response to heat and cytosol localization) translates to MATNKMLTGLRDNFSLLGEKNKILVANRGEIPIRIFRSAHELSMRTVAIYSHEDRLSTHRLKADEAYVIGKEGEYTPVGAYLAIDEIIDIAKKHGVDFIHPGYGFLSENAEFADKVQKAGITWIGPPPEVIESVGDKVSARNLAAKANVPTVPGTPGPIETVEEAQDFVNKYGYPVIIKAAYGGGGRGMRVVREGDDVADAFQRAKSEAITAFGNGTCFVERFLDKPKHIEVQLLADNHGNVVHLFERDCSVQRRHQKVVEVAPAKTLPREVRDSILTDAVRLAKEAGYRNAGTAEFLVDNQNRHYFIEINPRIQVEHTITEEITGIDLVSAQIQIAAGASLPQLGLLQDRITTRGFAIQCRITTEDPAKNFQPDTGRLEVYRSAGGNGVRLDGGTAYAGAVISPHYDSMLVKCSCSGSTYEIVRRKMLRALIEFRIRGVKTNIPFLLTLLTHPVFISGDYWTTFIDDTPQLFHMVSSRNRAQKLLHYLADLAVNGSSIKGQIGEPKLKTHPQIPRLHDEDGSPVDVSVPPQKGWRYLLQSEGPEAFAKAVRHNQGTLVMDTTWRDAHQSLLATRVRTYDLAAIAQTTAHAFAGAFALECWGGATFDVAMRFLHEDPWERLRILRKLVPNIPFQMLLRGANGVAYSSLPDNAIDHFVKQAKDNGVDIFRVFDALNDLEQLKVGVDAVKKAGGVVEATVCYSGDMLQPGKKYNLDYYLDVTEKIVAMGTHILGIKDMAGTMKPAAAKLLIGAIRAKFPDLPIHVHSHDSAGTAVASMAACALAGADVVDVAINSMSGLTSQASVNAVLASLDGQIDTGINVKHVCELDAYWAEMRLLYSCFEADLKGPDPEVYDHEIPGGQLTNLLFQAQQLGLGEKWIETKKAYKQANQLLGDIVKVTPTSKVVGDLAQFMVSNQLTPDDIRRLANSLDFPDSVMDFFEGLMGQPYGGFPEPLRTDILKNKRRKLNRRPGLELAPFDLAKIREDLEARFGDINECDVASYNMYPKVYEDFQKILEEYGDLSVLPTRNFLAKPRVGEEIEVHIEQGKTLIIKLQAVGDLNEETGIREVYFELNGETRKIRIADKSQVVQTIAKPKADGHDPLQIGAPMAGVIVEVKVHKGSQVKKGQPVAVLSAMKMEMVISSTGEGLVKDVLVKDGENVDASDLLVVLEEEVKDE, encoded by the coding sequence ATGGCCACGAACAAGATGTTGACCGGTCTCCGGGACAACTTTAGTTTGCTTGGTGAGAAGAATAAGATATTGGTTGCCAACAGAGGTGAGATTCCAATTAGAATTTTTAGATCAGCCCATGAGCTATCAATGAGAACTGTAGCCATTTATTCACATGAAGATAGACTATCCACACATAGATTAAAAGCAGATGAAGCCTATGTTATCGGAAAGGAAGGTGAATATACTCCAGTCGGTGCATACTTAgcaattgatgaaattattgatattgCTAAAAAACACGGTGTAGACTTCATTCATCCAGGTTATGGTTTCCTCTCAGAGAATGCTGAGTTTGCTGATAAAGTTCAAAAAGCCGGCATTACTTGGATTGGTCCTCCCCCAGAAGTTATCGAATCTGTCGGTGACAAAGTCTCAGCTAGAAACTTGGCAGCTAAGGCTAATGTTCCCACTGTGCCAGGTACTCCAGGCCCAATTGAAactgttgaagaagcacAAGATTTTGTTAATAAATATGGGTATCCTGTCATTATTAAGGCTGCTTacggtggtggtggtagAGGTATGCGTGTTGTGAGAGAAGGAGACGATGTTGCTGATGCATTCCAACGTGCTAAATCCGAAGCTATAACGGCATTCGGTAATGGTACTTGTTTTGTTGAAAGATTTTTAGATAAGCCAAAGCACATTGAAGTTCAACTACTTGCCGATAATCATGGCAATGTAGTCCATTTGTTTGAAAGAGATTGCTCCGTGCAACGTAGACACCAAAAAGTTGTGGAAGTTGCACCAGCTAAAACTTTACCACGTGAAGTTAGAGATTCCATTTTGACAGATGCGGTTAGATTAGCAAAGGAAGCTGGTTACAGAAATGCTGGTACAGCGGAATTTTTAGTTGATAACCAAAACAGGCATTACTTCATCGAAATTAACCCAAGAATTCAAGTCGAGCACACCATCACTGAAGAAATTACTGGTATAGATCTTGTTTCTGctcaaattcaaatagCTGCTGGTGCTTCTTTGCCACAACTAGGTTTACTACAAGACAGAATCACTACCCGTGGTTTTGCAATTCAATGTCGTATCACCACAGAAGATCCTGCAAAAAATTTCCAGCCTGATACTGGTAGACTGGAGGTTTACCGTTCGGCTGGTGGTAACGGTGTCAGATTAGATGGTGGTACTGCTTATGCAGGTGCTGTTATTTCACCACATTATGATTCCATGTTGGTGAAATGTTCTTGTTCTGGTTCTACTTATGAAATTGTTCGTCGTAAGATGCTTCGTGCACTAATCGAATTTAGAATTAGAGGTGTTAAAACTAATATTCCTTTCTTGTTGACATTATTGACTCACCCTGTTTTCATTAGTGGTGATTACTGGACAACATTCATCGATGATACTCCTCAACTATTCCACATGGTCTCATCCAGGAACAGAGCCCAAAAGCTACTTCATTACCTTGCTGATTTGGCTGTTAACGGATCCTCAATTAAAGGTCAAATTGGTGAACCTAAATTAAAGACTCACCCACAGATTCCTCGTTTACATGATGAGGATGGATCTCCAGTCGACGTGTCTGTTCCACCACAAAAGGGTTGGAGATATTTATTACAGTCGGAAGGACCAGAGGCATTTGCCAAGGCTGTTAGACATAATCAAGGCACACTAGTTATGGACACTACCTGGAGAGATGCACACCAGTCTTTATTGGCTACAAGAGTTAGAACTTACGATCTAGCTGCCATTGCTCAAACAACCGCACATGCATTTGCTGGTGCATTTGCTTTAGAATGTTGGGGTGGTGCCACATTTGATGTTGCTATGAGATTCTTACATGAAGATCCGTGGGAACGTTTAAGAATATTGAGAAAACTCGTTCCTAATATTCCATTCCAAATGCTTCTCCGTGGTGCCAACGGTGTTGCATACTCTTCTCTACCTGACAACGCTATTGACCATTTTGTTAAGCAAGCTAAGGATAACGGTGTTGATATTTTTAGAGTATTCGATGCTCTGAATGATTTGGAACAATTAAAAGTTGGTGTGGATGCTGTTAAGAAGGCTGGAGGTGTTGTGGAAGCCACTGTTTGTTACTCCGGTGACATGCTTCAACCAGGtaagaaatataatttgGATTACTATTTGGATGTCACAGAAAAGATTGTTGCTATGGGTACTCATATACTAGGTATCAAAGATATGGCTGGTACTATGAAACCAGCCGCTGCTAAACTTTTGATTGGGGCTATTAGGGCGAAATTCCCTGATCTACCTATTCACGTGCACTCTCACGATTCTGCAGGTACCGCCGTGGCCTCTATGGCTGCTTGTGCCCTTGCTGGTGCTgatgttgttgatgttgcTATCAATTCTATGTCGGGTTTGACTTCTCAAGCGTCTGTTAATGCTGTTTTGGCTTCTCTTGATGGCCAAATCGATACTGGTATCAATGTTAAACATGTCTGTGAACTGGATGCATACTGGGCTGAAATGAGATTATTATACTCTTGTTTTGAAGCAGACCTAAAAGGTCCAGATCCAGAAGTTTATGATCATGAAATTCCAGGTGGTCAATTGACTAACTTATTGTTCCAGGCCCAACAATTGGGTTTGGGTGAGAAATGGATTGAAACTAAAAAGGCATATAAACAAGCCAATCAACTGTTGGGTGATATTGTCAAGGTTACCCCAACTTCAAAGGTTGTTGGTGATTTGGCCCAGTTCATGGTTAGCAACCAATTAACACCAGATGACATCAGACGTCTAGCAAATTCATTAGATTTCCCAGATTCAGTGATGGATTTCTTCGAAGGCTTGATGGGCCAACCATATGGTGGATTCCCAGAACCTCTAAGAACAGATATATTGAAGAATAAGAGAAGAAAGCTAAACCGTCGTCCAGGCTTAGAATTGGCACCATTCGACTTAGCTAAGATTAGAGAGGATCTTGAAGCCAGATTTGGTGATATTAACGAATGCGATGTTGCTTCCTACAACATGTACCCAAAGGTTTACGAAGACTTCCAAAAGATTCTTGAAGAATATGGTGACTTGTCTGTATTGCCAACCAGAAACTTCTTGGCAAAGCCAAGAGTTGGTGAGGAAATTGAAGTACACATTGAACAAGGTAAGActttaataataaaactGCAAGCTGTCGGTGATTTGAACGAAGAAACCGGTATCAGAGAGGTCTATTTTGAACTGAATGGTGAAACAAGAAAGATTCGCATCGCAGATAAGTCTCAAGTGGTCCAAACAATTGCTAAGCCTAAAGCAGACGGTCATGATCCACTACAGATTGGCGCTCCAATGGCTGGTGTCATTGTTGAAGTCAAGGTACACAAGGGGTCTCAAGTTAAAAAGGGCCAACCAGTTGCTGTTCTAAGTGCAATGaagatggagatggtgaTCTCATCTACAGGTGAAGGCCTTGTCAAAGATGTTCTAGTCAAAGATGGTGAAAATGTCGATGCAAGCGACCTATTGGTTGTtttagaagaagaggtAAAGGACGAATAA
- the ATG12 gene encoding Atg12p (CAGL0K06765g~Ortholog(s) have Atg8 ligase activity, enzyme activator activity, protein tag activity) → MSRLLESEQESESGSENLVSSGSIALSKHEEQKRELGVENRLEQYSRRLSQLALVDTNESSDSSEKEEVFVQGSLRSQQSLKASIQSSSHGHTGAPQKVMIKFQSIGSITSITPSVCQISTNKPFSVIISFLQRKLKMENIHCYINNSFAPVPSQNVGDLWNQFKVNDELIVSYCGSVAFG, encoded by the coding sequence ATGAGTAGGCTACTAGAAAGTGAACAAGAAAGTGAGAGCGGGAGTGAGAATCTGGTATCATCAGGATCAATTGCTCTTTCAAAGCATGAGGAGCAGAAGCGAGAGTTGGGTGTTGAAAATAGACTAGAACAATATAGCAGACGATTATCACAATTGGCATTGGTTGACACGAATGAGAGCAGTGATAGCAgtgagaaagaagaagtatTCGTTCAAGGTAGCCTTCGATCACAACAAAGTCTCAAAGCATCAATTCAGTCAAGTAGTCATGGACACACTGGGGCCCCACAAAAGGTTATGATAAAATTTCAGTCAATTGGCTCTATAACCAGTATTACACCCTCAGTATGTCAaatttcaacaaataaaCCTTTTTCTGTTATCATATCCTTTTTACAAAGAAAGCTGAAAATGGAGAATATTCATTGCTACATAAATAACTCATTTGCACCAGTACCAAGTCAAAATGTGGGTGATCTTTGGAACCAATTCAAGGTAAACGATGAGCTTATTGTTAGCTACTGTGGATCGGTAGCGTTTGGTTAG
- the HPC2 gene encoding Hpc2p (CAGL0K06721g~Ortholog(s) have DNA binding, nucleosome binding activity), whose product MSNQDSFVSGVGNESHKRSNEVITIDEDTDVKKPKVNTGAKKIPNIAEELAMNRQNVRSSSLSPLLNSDSSSNGSDKTSKSELPRPMIPETKPLPVASLLSGPNNQKLNSTEPKSNSPQSPGSVSIPSLKRNDSESKLNKLKMRALLKNKSPANVRKSLSSTSEKSSTATKLDDTEISNAVKQDNKTSKVDKTPQGKKLEGTFKSSLKSKSFTEIDRIGIVSKDKQSKKKDMNAVTPKPRSPKRALPTTKSPNIMSVLEKGKTDIKTLSRPDIIIDVPLSLDDSNAYLSEDNQVIFNFQKLIDEKYGISKKAKVPKKNLTMNLLQNLSNNRSGSTLDDEINLSDDEDDFEEEESHIPVKPAVPVNGKKPHPSKGKNLIGKYDIEDPFIDDSELQWEEYRAATRDGFFVFFGPLVENEDSSAEAKLAPSNNKKLAGKNR is encoded by the coding sequence ATGTCTAACCAAGATTCCTTTGTTAGTGGAGTTGGCAATGAATCACACAAACGATCAAATGAAGTGATAAccattgatgaagatacaGATGTTAAGAAGCCGAAAGTAAATACCGGAGCGAAGAAGATACCGAATATTGCAGAGGAACTGGCAATGAATAGGCAAAATGTAAGATCGAGTTCACTATCACCGTTACTGAACTCTGATAGTAGCAGTAATGGGAGTGATAAGACAAGCAAGTCAGAGTTGCCTAGGCCCATGATACCTGAAACCAAGCCATTGCCTGTGGCTTCACTACTATCAGGCCCTAACAACCAAAAATTAAACTCAACTGAACCAAAATCGAAttcaccacagtcaccagGAAGTGTGTCAATCCCATCGTTAAAAAGAAACGACAGCGAGTCGAAATTGAATAAACTAAAGATGAGAGCTctcttgaagaacaagagcCCCGCCAATGTACGAAAATCACTGAGCTCCACTAGTGAGAAGTCAAGCACTGCTACCAAACTAGATGATACTGAAATATCAAACGCTGTTAAGCAAGATAATAAGACCTCAAAGGTAGATAAAACTCCACAAGGTAAAAAGTTGGAAGGTACTTTTAAATCTTcattaaaatcaaaatctttTACTGAGATAGATAGAATAGGTATTGTTAGTAAGGACAAGCAATCTAAGAAGAAAGACATGAATGCAGTCACACCCAAACCGAGAAGTCCTAAAAGAGCACTTCCAACAACTAAGTCACCAAATATAATGAGTGTTCTAGAAAAAGGTAAGACCGATATAAAAACTTTGTCAAGGCcagatattattattgatgTACCACTATCCCTAGATGATAGTAATGCGTATCTGTCAGAAGATAATCAGGTAATATTCAATTTCCAAAAGCTAATAGATGAAAAGTATGGCATCAGTAAGAAGGCCAAAGTACCGAAAAAGAACTTAACTATGAATTTATTACAAAACTTATCAAATAACAGAAGTGGATCTACTttagatgatgaaattaatctctctgatgatgaggacgattttgaagaagaagaatcaCATATACCAGTCAAGCCAGCTGTTCCTGTAAACGGTAAGAAACCCCATCCGTCAAAAGGTAAGAACTTGATTGGTAAATATGATATAGAGGATCCATTTATTGATGATTCTGAGCTACAATGGGAGGAATATAGAGCAGCAACAAGGGATggtttttttgttttttttggtcCTCTTGTCGAGAACGAAGATAGCTCAGCCGAAGCTAAACTGGCCCCCtcaaataacaaaaaactTGCTGGTAAGAATAGGTAG